The window GGCCTTTCCACTGAACTCGAAGACGTCACCGAGGTTGAATACCGCCAGGTTCGTTTAGAAAACGTTGTCCTCATTGGTGTCTACCCCAAGGGGCAGGTTGAAGACGGCGAGAACTCCATGCGTGAACTTGCGGCATTGTGTGAAACGGCGGGTGCTCAGGTTCTTGATGGTGTGATGCAGATGCGACCCATGCCGGATCCTGCAACCTATCTCGGTCGAGGAAAGACCCAGGAACTTCGTGACCTCGTTGCCGCACTGGGCGCAGACACCGTCGTGGCAGATACGGAGCTGTCTCCTTCCCAGCGCCGTGCTTTGGAAGACGAAGTGAAGGTGAAGGTCATTGACCGCACCGCGGTCATTTTGGATATCTTTAGCCAGCACGCCAAGAGTCGTGAGGGTAAAGCTCAGGTCGAGCTAGCTCAGATGCAATACATGCTTCCCCGTCTGCGCGGTTGGGGTGAGTCGATGTCCCGCCAGGCTGGTGGCCAGGTGGGTAGCGGCGGTGCCGGTATGGGTTCCCGAGGTCCCGGTGAAACCAAGATTGAACTGGACCGCCGCCGCATCAACACGCGTATGGCCAAACTGCGCAAACAAATCGAAGCGATGAAGCCCGCTCGTGACACCAAACGAGCTAATCGCAAGCGCAACTCTATTCCATCAGTAGCTATTACGGGATATACCAATGCGGGTAAGTCTTCTTTGCTCAACCGCATCACCCGGGCAGGTGTTCTCGTTGAGAATGCGTTGTTCGCAACGCTGGATGCCACGGTTCGCCAAGCGCAGACCGAAGACGGACGAAACTACACGCTCGTCGACACCGTGGGCTTTGTTCGCAACCTGCCTCACCAGCTCGTGGAAGCATTCCGCTCCACCATTGAAGAAGTAGCGGATGCAGATCTGATTGTCCACGTCGTGGATGCCTCGCATCCAGACCCTGCATCGCAGATTCGCACCGTGCGCGATGTCATTGGGGAAGCTGAAGCCTCCGATATTCCAGAACAAATCGTTTTCAACAAGTGCGACCTTATTGATGACAACACCCGCTTGTTACTTCGCGGGCTTGAACCCTCTGCCATCTTTGCCTCCGCGCGAACGGGTGAAGGTATTGACGAGGTTCTTCAGGTCATTGCTGAACGCATTCCAACACCTGATGTTCCCTTGAACTTGCTTGTTCCTTATGAGCGCGGAGATGTCGTCTCCTCGTTGCATGCCAAGGCCGTGGTTGATTCCACCGACTACGAAGAAGGCGGCACTCGCATGCATGTGCGCGTCAAGCACGCAGATCTTCCCCAGTTTGAGGAATTTGTCTCTGCCTAGTTAGAGAACTTTGAACTCGGTGAGCTGGGCAGCAAGGCCAGCCCCATCGGGGGCATAAACCCACGGTGCATCGCCTGCCTGAATGTGTTCCTCGGCTTTTTTGCGACCACCGGCAAGCACAGCTTCACCATTAGAAAGCTGGCGTATGGCCACGGCTTTGACATTGCCGGGGAATTCTTTTTCAAACTCGGCATAGATGGACTCATCGTGTTGCCCATCATCGCCCACAAGAATCCATTTGATCTTGGGCAACTCTGAAGCCAAACGGCGCAACTGGGTCTCTTTGTGAGCACGACCGGAACGGAACATGCGGTCGTGAGTGGGGCCCCAGTCGGTCAGGAGCAATGTTCCCTGCGGGTACAGATTACGTCCGAGGAATCGGCGCAGTGTGGGGGCAACATTCCATGCGCCCGTGGAGAGATAGACCACGGGCATATCTTCTTGAATATCTGCGACGCGGGAGAGGAACACAGCCATACCGGGGGTTGGAACGCGAGCATGTTCGTCCAGCACAAACGAGTTCCAGGCCGCCAAGAAGGGTCTGGGAAGTGCAGTGACCATGACCGTGTCATCAACGTCTGAAACCAGTCCCACTGTGGCCTTGGGCGAAATGACATGAATGGTTGATTCAGTGACATCAGAGCCTTCTGCCTGGATCTGCACGGTGTGCATTCCGGGGGAGAGCTTCATCGGGATTTGCACGTCCACCACACCGCCACGGTCTGCCTTCACGACGGTGTCTACGCCGTTGATGGTGATGGTGACAGTGACGTCGTTGATGGGCACGGCGGTGAATGAGCGCCAGCCGCGCACGCTCTCAGAACGCTTCTGCATTTTGCGTGCAGCTCGAGAACCGGGGCGGGGGTTACGGGTCAACAGAACTCGAGAAAGTACACGAACCCACTCGGTTGATCCATAGCCGGGATAGGGAACAACAGTGACGGCGTAGCCTCGCTTGCGTGCACGCTTTTCTCGGTAGGCGTGAAAGCGGTCCTCGATGCGGGCTGCGCGGTGCATGACATCTTGCGTCAGCTCCGCAGCGCTCGTAGGTTTACTCGACTTCACGTCACTCAGTTTGTCAGAGTTTAGGAACCCAGAGGGTTCTCAACCGTGCTGGGGTCATGATCAGCGGGTTCTTCCATGTACTTCTCTTGGGTCTTTTCGACGCGCTTCTTTATGAGGGAGACCACAACGATGAATGCGATGACGATGCCGATGAAGAGGAAACCTGCCCAGTCGTATTTGGCAGCGAACGCTTCGTACTGGTCTTTCAGCACAGCCGCCAACGTGACGTAGACAAAGGTCCAGATCACACACGCTGCAGATGTCCAGGCAATGAAGGTGCGGTATTTCATCTTTGTCATGCCGACAGTCAGGGGAATGAGTGAGTGAAGGATGGGGAGGAATCTGCTCAAGAACACCGCGATGCCACCACGACGGTCAATGTAGTTTTCTGCCTGTTCCCAGCGGTGGGGTCCGAGTTTTCTTCCCAGCCACGAACGGCGAATGTGGGGACCAAAGTACTTGCCCACAAAGAACCCAATGGTTTCGCCGGTGAGTGATCCCACAATCACCATGACAATCATGAAGATGTATTCCTGCAGGTTCGTAATGGCCGTGCTGGAAATCAAAACAACGGTGTCACCGGGGATAACCAAGCCCACCAGGAACGAAGTCTCCAACATGATGAACAGCGAAGAAAGCAGTGTTCGTGTGACGGGATCAACCGAAGCGACAGCGGACAAGATGTTGTTGATGATCTCGTTCATCAGGCCTCCGGCAATTCTTCAGCGAGAAGGTCATATTGCTGGCGCCAATGCGCCAGTCTTTCTTCGTTCACACTCAACGATGGGCCATTAACCCAAGAAACTGCTGAACGTATGCCGTGAAGAGCATTCACAGCATAGAGTTCAACTCCCTCAAGATCTGCAGGCGTTGCCCAGGTTTCGCTGACGCTGAAGCCGCCTTGGGCAGCAAGTTCACGCACCACAGCAACACTCACGCTATTCACCCGCAGTGCTTCTGCGGGAGGCAGGTGAAGGCCGCCTTCGGTGAACCAAATCAGGCAGGTTGTGGATCCGTCCACAACCCGACCCTGCGCATCCAGGATGACTGCATCGTCTGCACCTTGAGTCTGCGCTTCAGCGCGCAAAGCATTGAGGGCGGGGATATCTGGTCCCTTGATGGTTGGTTCAACACGGGGGTCGAGAGACGCGGTGGCGAGCACGATGGTCTCGTGTAGTTCAGGAGCAGGACGTATGTGAAGTTCCAGTTCCCCACGCTCGGTCAGGTCAATGCGAGGAAAGAGTTTCCCAGTGCGGGGAAGTGAAGCTGTGACCGCAGAAAGAAAATCATCCAGTGGACGGACTAATCCTTGGAATTCTGCAGAGGCAGCAAAACGGTCAAGGTGGCGCTGATACGCCACAACCTTTCCGTCATTCAGAAGGAAAGAGTCTGCGACATAGAGGGGTATTTCTGGCGCGCCCGTGACGTCAACAAGTTCACTGCCATTCCAGCGAAAACGTAAGACATCCACAGCCCTAGGCTAGTACGGTGACCAGGCAAGTTCAGCGCGTAAGGATGTCGCAGTGGGTAGACCCTGCTGCTGTCTACGCTGCGCTGGCAGAAGGTGAACCACGCGCCGTCTGGCTTGATGCTGGCCCCCACGCCACTGCCGGCTTGTCCTATGTCTCCATACCCACAAAAAAATCCCTCCACGAAAACGTGGACGAGGGGGATGTCACCATCTTTGAGCGTCTGCGCTCAGCAGTGGAACATGATTCGACAGTAGACACCTCGGCAGTCCGAGAGGACGGATTTGCCCTGGGTTGGGTGGGATGGCTGGGTTATGAACTCGCAGCACACACCACCGGAGTCCCTACTGCTCAGGCACGAACCCCAGATGCCCTGTTTGTCTATGTGGATTGGGCCCTGGAGTTTGATCACGAGCTTCACACCCTCGATCTCTTGGTACTCGGGGACGATGATGCACTTCAGTCCAGGCTCACTGCTGTAGAAGAGGTATTGAGTACTGCAGATACTCCTGAAGTAGATGTCGCCGTCACGGCGCAGGCAGCTGCCGTGTCCTGGCGCCACAACCCTCAGGACTATCAATCTCTGGTCCAGCGCTGCCTCGACGCTATTACGGCAGGTGATGCCTATCAGCTTTGCCTGACCAACGAAGTGAAGGTTGCGGGAACTTTCGATCCCTTGGAGGTCTATCTGCGCCTGCGTGAGGCTAATCCCAGCCACCACGGAGGTCTCATTGTGGTGGATGACATTGCGTTGCTCTCCAGTAGCCCGGAAGTCTTCTTGTCTGTTGATTCTGATGGTCACCTCACCACCAAGCCCATCAAGGGAACCAGGCGCCGAGGTGACAATATTGCTCTGGATACCGCGCTCGCAGAAGAACTGCTGGCTAGTGAGAAAGAACGTGCAGAGAACCTCATGATTGTGGATCTCATGCGTAATGACGTGGGCAGAGTTGCACAGCTCGGCACAGTGCAGGTGGATTCACTTCTGGAAGTGGAAACCTACGAACACGTTCACCAACTGGTTTCTACTGTTTCTGCAGACTTGGCCCACGGCCTGACTGCAGTTGATGCTCTGGAAGCGTGCTTCCCCGCGGGGTCGATGACCGGGGCTCCCAAAATCAGCGCCATGACGATCCTGCACGGTTTGGAGCAGGGGCCTCGAGGTATCTACTCGGGCGCCTTTGGCTATCTGGGCATTGATGGCGCAGCAAATCTGGCCATGGTGATTCGCAGCATTGTGCTGACGCCTGAAGGTGCCTCTATTGGCACCGGTGGTGGCATCACCAGTGGTTCTGAGCCACAAGCAGAACTTGAAGAAACCTGGGTCAAGGTGGCACCGCTGCTCAGGGCACTAGGGGTCTCTCCAAGCGAGTATTCTTAGAAGGATGTCTGAGAACGAGGGCGCGACCTATAACTTCGCGGAAATTCAAGAAAAATGGCTTCCTATCTGGGACGAGATCCAGCCATTCCGCTCTGACGACCCCACAGATGAGCGTCCACGCAAGTATGTGCTCGACATGTTCCCTTACCCCTCCGGTGACCTGCACATGGGTCACGCTGAGGCCTATGCCCTCGGTGACGTGATTGCCCGTTACTGGCGCCACCGTGACCACAATGTTCTTCACCCCATTGGCTGGGACTCGTTCGGTCTGCCTGCTGAGAACGCGGCAATCAAGCGCGGACTGAACCCTGTCACCTGGACCTACGACAACATCGATCAGCAGAAGCGCTCCATGCGTCGCTATGCCACCAGCTTTGACTGGTCACGCGTCATTCACACCTCAGACCCTGAGTATTACAAGTGGAACCAGTGGTTGTTCCTGCAGATGTATAAAAAGGGTCTGGCGTATCGCAAGGACAGCTGGGTCAACTGGGACCCCGTAGACCAGACCGTTCTGGCCAACGAGCAGGTGATGCCTGATGGCACCTCGGAGCGCTCTGGCGCCATCGTGGTGAAGAAGAAGCTCACCCAGTGGTACTTCCGCATCACCGATTACGCAGATCGTCTTCTCGATGACCTCGACACCCTCGAGGGTCAGTGGCCTGCCAAGGTGCTCACCATGCAGCGCAACTGGATTGGTCGCTCCATCGGTGCTGACGTTGACTTCGTG of the Aurantimicrobium photophilum genome contains:
- a CDS encoding aminotransferase class IV; this encodes MDVLRFRWNGSELVDVTGAPEIPLYVADSFLLNDGKVVAYQRHLDRFAASAEFQGLVRPLDDFLSAVTASLPRTGKLFPRIDLTERGELELHIRPAPELHETIVLATASLDPRVEPTIKGPDIPALNALRAEAQTQGADDAVILDAQGRVVDGSTTCLIWFTEGGLHLPPAEALRVNSVSVAVVRELAAQGGFSVSETWATPADLEGVELYAVNALHGIRSAVSWVNGPSLSVNEERLAHWRQQYDLLAEELPEA
- the hflX gene encoding GTPase HflX, whose product is MTTESSDDIVDRVLSRAAEKTDRARVSVFSSGKAQALDDSSGSDHDRSFDGEQQDLADRISLRRVQGLSTELEDVTEVEYRQVRLENVVLIGVYPKGQVEDGENSMRELAALCETAGAQVLDGVMQMRPMPDPATYLGRGKTQELRDLVAALGADTVVADTELSPSQRRALEDEVKVKVIDRTAVILDIFSQHAKSREGKAQVELAQMQYMLPRLRGWGESMSRQAGGQVGSGGAGMGSRGPGETKIELDRRRINTRMAKLRKQIEAMKPARDTKRANRKRNSIPSVAITGYTNAGKSSLLNRITRAGVLVENALFATLDATVRQAQTEDGRNYTLVDTVGFVRNLPHQLVEAFRSTIEEVADADLIVHVVDASHPDPASQIRTVRDVIGEAEASDIPEQIVFNKCDLIDDNTRLLLRGLEPSAIFASARTGEGIDEVLQVIAERIPTPDVPLNLLVPYERGDVVSSLHAKAVVDSTDYEEGGTRMHVRVKHADLPQFEEFVSA
- a CDS encoding DedA family protein, whose translation is MNEIINNILSAVASVDPVTRTLLSSLFIMLETSFLVGLVIPGDTVVLISSTAITNLQEYIFMIVMVIVGSLTGETIGFFVGKYFGPHIRRSWLGRKLGPHRWEQAENYIDRRGGIAVFLSRFLPILHSLIPLTVGMTKMKYRTFIAWTSAACVIWTFVYVTLAAVLKDQYEAFAAKYDWAGFLFIGIVIAFIVVVSLIKKRVEKTQEKYMEEPADHDPSTVENPLGS
- a CDS encoding App1 family protein, translating into MKSSKPTSAAELTQDVMHRAARIEDRFHAYREKRARKRGYAVTVVPYPGYGSTEWVRVLSRVLLTRNPRPGSRAARKMQKRSESVRGWRSFTAVPINDVTVTITINGVDTVVKADRGGVVDVQIPMKLSPGMHTVQIQAEGSDVTESTIHVISPKATVGLVSDVDDTVMVTALPRPFLAAWNSFVLDEHARVPTPGMAVFLSRVADIQEDMPVVYLSTGAWNVAPTLRRFLGRNLYPQGTLLLTDWGPTHDRMFRSGRAHKETQLRRLASELPKIKWILVGDDGQHDESIYAEFEKEFPGNVKAVAIRQLSNGEAVLAGGRKKAEEHIQAGDAPWVYAPDGAGLAAQLTEFKVL
- the pabB gene encoding aminodeoxychorismate synthase component I, with protein sequence MTRQVQRVRMSQWVDPAAVYAALAEGEPRAVWLDAGPHATAGLSYVSIPTKKSLHENVDEGDVTIFERLRSAVEHDSTVDTSAVREDGFALGWVGWLGYELAAHTTGVPTAQARTPDALFVYVDWALEFDHELHTLDLLVLGDDDALQSRLTAVEEVLSTADTPEVDVAVTAQAAAVSWRHNPQDYQSLVQRCLDAITAGDAYQLCLTNEVKVAGTFDPLEVYLRLREANPSHHGGLIVVDDIALLSSSPEVFLSVDSDGHLTTKPIKGTRRRGDNIALDTALAEELLASEKERAENLMIVDLMRNDVGRVAQLGTVQVDSLLEVETYEHVHQLVSTVSADLAHGLTAVDALEACFPAGSMTGAPKISAMTILHGLEQGPRGIYSGAFGYLGIDGAANLAMVIRSIVLTPEGASIGTGGGITSGSEPQAELEETWVKVAPLLRALGVSPSEYS